One window from the genome of Hyperolius riggenbachi isolate aHypRig1 chromosome 6, aHypRig1.pri, whole genome shotgun sequence encodes:
- the LOC137522127 gene encoding pancreatic secretory granule membrane major glycoprotein GP2-like — protein sequence MKLILVLSIALCTLISVSAVCTPDCAGDEHCDATSSTCLCNTTASSPGVNPSPTVNCSGGVLSIYVPKCWLENNGYNSSNVHLQSSACTPAKEVVNNLAELSFHVPLTSASCNNTAYINGTHVIYSNNLYIFAKKSLIQTRQDVVANVSCAYPLTANVTLNVTLHPIVR from the exons TGTCCGCAGTTTGTACCCCAGACTGTGCTGGTGATGAGCACTGTGACGCTACATCTTCCACCTGCCTGTGTAATACAACTGCAAGCTCACCAG GGGTCAATCCATCTCCAACAGTAAATTGTAGTGGAGGAGTATTAAGTATCTATGTTCCAAAATGCTGGCTGGAAAATAATGGTTATAACTCATCCAATGTCCACCTGCAAAGTTCTGCTTGTACACCTGCAAAGGAAGTTGTGAATAATTTAGCAGAGCTGAGTTTCCATGTACCGCTGACAAGCGCAAGCTGCAACAACACAGCATAT ATAAATGGAACACACGTCATCTACAGTAATAATTTGTACATCTTTGCCAAGAAATCTTTAATTCAAACACGACAGGATGTAGTCGCAAATGTTTCCTGTGCCTACCCACTGACTGCAAACGTTACTCTCAATGTCACATTGCATCCAATTGTCAGGTAA